In Aegilops tauschii subsp. strangulata cultivar AL8/78 chromosome 3, Aet v6.0, whole genome shotgun sequence, one genomic interval encodes:
- the LOC109772447 gene encoding uncharacterized protein → MATAAGGGSMMTREQLLHLFSRFSFLTSLPEFKDRIADAVSDKQEAVAVTTEVQEEILREMGIDPGFGISCLGKVNVVYENDMDLMIKFYQFVAKEEMAIDEAELEPLEFAEKMHTQQELQQQQLEMLVQIRKYSPESQSVILETLRKQLESADFDTSASILTPEQIQEIVEK, encoded by the exons ATGGcgacggcggccggcggcgggagCATGATGACGAGGGAGCAGCTGCTCCACCTCTTCTCCCGCTTCTCCTTCCTCACCTCGCTCCCAG AGTTCAAGGACCGAATCGCCGACGCCGTCAGTGACAAGCAG GAGGCTGTGGCGGTGACCACCGAGGTGCAAGAGGAGATCCTTCGCGAGATGGGGATCG ATCCAGGTTTTGGTATTAGTTGTCTGGGAAAGGTGAACGTCGTGTATGAGAATGACATGGATTTGATGATTAAATTCTACCAATTTGTTGCCAA AGAAGAGATGGCTATTGATGAGGCCGAGCTTGAGCCTCTAGAGTTTGCCGAGAAAATGCACACTCAACAGGAATTGCAACAACAG CAACTGGAGATGTTGGTTCAAATTAGAAAATACAGCCCCGAGAGCCAATCTGTCATACTTGAGACT TTGCGCAAGCAGTTGGAGAGTGCTGATTTCGATACCAGTGCGTCAATCTTGACTCCGGAGCAGATCCAAGAGATTGTTGAGAAATAG
- the LOC109772457 gene encoding DNA N(6)-methyladenine demethylase ALKBH1A isoform X2, with the protein MYAETEPGAAAERTAFRRAEKQYKLYKPPSRKGRSKSRGKQAGGGGFGGGGGGGDLSAVVDFHALLAAGKGELPAGIRRCDRAGFHLPVFCFLDRPGFYFIPGALSTEEQCYWIRESLKTFPQPPNRTNLTATYGPISDLLIAAKNQKILVEVESSSGKPRDEQNNVGENAHPGKFKFVDDSEIQKEERPKSTMAAALVRKLRWSTLGLQFDWSKRNYDVSLPHSKIPDDLATLAKKMAVPAMPSGEEFTAEAAIVNYYGPSDMLGGHVDDMEADWTKPIVSISLGCKCIFLLGGKTRDEAPTPMFLRSGDIVLMAGEARERFHGVPRIFTEGDQQDISGLVSELSDDDDRFILDYIHNSRININIRQVY; encoded by the exons ATGTACGCGGAAACGGAGCCCGGGGCCGCCGCGGAGCGCACGGCGTTCCGGCGGGCCGAGAAGCAGTACAAGCTCTACAAGCCGCCCAGTCGCAAGGGCAGGTCGAAATCCAG GGGCAAGCAAGCCGGTGGTGGTGGatttggcggcggcggcggcggcggggacctgtCCGCGGTGGTCGACTTCCACGCGCTGCTTGCTGCCGGAAAAGGCGAGCTGCCCGCCGGGATCCGGAGGTGCGACCGCGCCGGCTTCCACCTGCCCGTGTTCTGCTTCCTCGACCGGCCGG GATTCTATTTCATCCCTGGTGCTCTATCTACCGAGGAACAGTGCTATTGGATCAGGGAAAGCTTGAAAACATTCCCACAGCCTCCTAATAGAACCAACTTGACTGCTACATATGGTCCAATTTCTGACTTGCTCATTGCTGCTAAAAACCAGAAGATTTTGGTTGAAGTGGAAAGTTCCAGTGGCAAACCAAGAGATGAGCAGAATAATGTTGGGGAAAATGCACATCCGGGTAAATTCAAATTTGTGGATGACTCAGAGATCCAAAAGGAGGAAAGACCTAAGTCGACCATGGCAGCTGCTCTTGTGCGCAAGCTCCGGTGGAGCACCCTTGGCTTGCAATTTGATTGGTCAAAA CGTAACTATGATGTATCGCTTCCACATAGCAAGATTCCAGATGACCTTGCTACTCTAGCAAAAAAGATGGCCGTTCCAGCAATGCCTTCTGGAGAAGAATTCACCGCAGAAGCGGCCATCGTGAACTATTATGGTCCAA GCGACATGCTTGGTGGCCATGTTGATGACATGGAAGCAGATTGGACAAAACCTATTGTGAGCATAAG TTTGGGTTGCAAGTGTATTTTTCTTCTTGGAGGGAAGACAAGGGATGAAGCTCCAACACCAATGTTCCTGCGAAGTGGTGATATTGTACTGATGGCTGGGGAAGCACGAGAGCGCTTCCATg GTGTCCCACGGATCTTCACAGAGGGTGACCAGCAAGATATCTCTGGGCTGGTATCAGAACTATCTGATGATGATGACCGCTTTATATTGGACTACATTCATAATTCAAGGATAAATATCAACATAAGACAAGTATACTGA
- the LOC109772457 gene encoding DNA N(6)-methyladenine demethylase ALKBH1A isoform X1: protein MAFPAALRRQPYRSRPRQDRRRSWPSRGGGDRNLDRNWFGALLTSVGQDHQSEGEKQEGTARTAAAAAAHLPAMYAETEPGAAAERTAFRRAEKQYKLYKPPSRKGRSKSRSRGKQAGGGGFGGGGGGGDLSAVVDFHALLAAGKGELPAGIRRCDRAGFHLPVFCFLDRPGFYFIPGALSTEEQCYWIRESLKTFPQPPNRTNLTATYGPISDLLIAAKNQKILVEVESSSGKPRDEQNNVGENAHPGKFKFVDDSEIQKEERPKSTMAAALVRKLRWSTLGLQFDWSKRNYDVSLPHSKIPDDLATLAKKMAVPAMPSGEEFTAEAAIVNYYGPSDMLGGHVDDMEADWTKPIVSISLGCKCIFLLGGKTRDEAPTPMFLRSGDIVLMAGEARERFHGVPRIFTEGDQQDISGLVSELSDDDDRFILDYIHNSRININIRQVY from the exons ATGGCCTTTCCGGCGGCCCTCCGGCGGCAGCCATACCGCTCACGCCCTCGCCAAGATCGCCGGCG TTCCTGGCCCAGTCGAGGAGGGGGAGACAGGAACCTGGACCGAAACTGGTTCGGCGCACTATTAACTTCCGTGGGCCAAGACCACCAATCCGAAGGGGAAAAACAAGAGGGTACAGCgagaacggcggcggcggcggcggcacacTTGCCGGCGATGTACGCGGAAACGGAGCCCGGGGCCGCCGCGGAGCGCACGGCGTTCCGGCGGGCCGAGAAGCAGTACAAGCTCTACAAGCCGCCCAGTCGCAAGGGCAGGTCGAAATCCAGGTCCag GGGCAAGCAAGCCGGTGGTGGTGGatttggcggcggcggcggcggcggggacctgtCCGCGGTGGTCGACTTCCACGCGCTGCTTGCTGCCGGAAAAGGCGAGCTGCCCGCCGGGATCCGGAGGTGCGACCGCGCCGGCTTCCACCTGCCCGTGTTCTGCTTCCTCGACCGGCCGG GATTCTATTTCATCCCTGGTGCTCTATCTACCGAGGAACAGTGCTATTGGATCAGGGAAAGCTTGAAAACATTCCCACAGCCTCCTAATAGAACCAACTTGACTGCTACATATGGTCCAATTTCTGACTTGCTCATTGCTGCTAAAAACCAGAAGATTTTGGTTGAAGTGGAAAGTTCCAGTGGCAAACCAAGAGATGAGCAGAATAATGTTGGGGAAAATGCACATCCGGGTAAATTCAAATTTGTGGATGACTCAGAGATCCAAAAGGAGGAAAGACCTAAGTCGACCATGGCAGCTGCTCTTGTGCGCAAGCTCCGGTGGAGCACCCTTGGCTTGCAATTTGATTGGTCAAAA CGTAACTATGATGTATCGCTTCCACATAGCAAGATTCCAGATGACCTTGCTACTCTAGCAAAAAAGATGGCCGTTCCAGCAATGCCTTCTGGAGAAGAATTCACCGCAGAAGCGGCCATCGTGAACTATTATGGTCCAA GCGACATGCTTGGTGGCCATGTTGATGACATGGAAGCAGATTGGACAAAACCTATTGTGAGCATAAG TTTGGGTTGCAAGTGTATTTTTCTTCTTGGAGGGAAGACAAGGGATGAAGCTCCAACACCAATGTTCCTGCGAAGTGGTGATATTGTACTGATGGCTGGGGAAGCACGAGAGCGCTTCCATg GTGTCCCACGGATCTTCACAGAGGGTGACCAGCAAGATATCTCTGGGCTGGTATCAGAACTATCTGATGATGATGACCGCTTTATATTGGACTACATTCATAATTCAAGGATAAATATCAACATAAGACAAGTATACTGA